A DNA window from Alligator mississippiensis isolate rAllMis1 chromosome 11, rAllMis1, whole genome shotgun sequence contains the following coding sequences:
- the LOC132243892 gene encoding olfactory receptor 2T5-like → MKSTRQQKALATCSSHLTVVVMFYGAAIFMYMRPSSYHFPEQDKIVALFYTIVTPVLNPLIYSLSNRDVLRALKKEM, encoded by the exons ATGAAGTCAACCagacagcagaaagctctggccacctgctcctcccatctCACTGTGGTGGTCATGTTTTATGGGGCAGccatcttcatgtacatgagacccagCTCCTACCACTTCCCAGAGCAAGACAAGATTGTGGCTCTCTTTTACACCATTGTCACCCCAGTACTCAATCcgctcatctacagcctgagcaACAGGGATGTCTTACGAGCCCTAAAAAAG GAAATGTAA